The genomic interval ACAAGTACAATTATTTTCTTCCTGTCACAGTTATATGTTTATATGTTAGAAATATACAAACTCAGGGAAACAACCACTAATACAGCAGATATATTTTACAAGTGTACTTGGTACCTGAAGTTCATCTTGGCCCCATGCATACTTGACATATGAATTCCACGCATGAAGCATAGCATCTTTTACTTTTTCTCTTCGTTGAACATCAATTGGATCATCTGGAACATCTTTCAGTGTCTTTCTGACAGCACTGCCATCAGTCTTTATCTCTTCAAGCTGAAGGTACAAGTCAAAATTGGATTAAGAAATCACTGCTAAACATTGAGCTTAAAATGCAAAATGCTGAGCACTAATGAGCAAAAAAAAACTGGTGTGTTGAGAGAAAACATCCCATATTTAACAAAAGCTGGGTTCTTATTACTCTTTTCCTTGACAACATAATTGCAACATTCATTTAGAATTCACAATTGAGTCGCAACAGAGAACCCATCAAAGTAGCTATGTTAACTATTTTTACCACCAGTTAATTATTTTGTGAGGACTTATCTAATTATTTCCAATTACAAAGGTCAAATGTCCATGAGTAACCTCCTCCCAAGTTACAGAGAATTGAAACCTCAGACCTCATATATTTAAAGACAACAAAGCATTCACCAAGTTAAATTGCAATAATTGAACGGGGTACGCATTAAAGGGTAAATTGCAATTATTGAAACCATCTAATGCCACTGTGCACATACTGAGAATCCTTTTATCTtctgtttttattttcaaaaattgaaaacataACCTTCATTTTCACTTTTGAAGAGAAATAATAATAGCTCACATAAAACTAGAATTGAAGAATATTGACCAAATGGACAGTGAACAACACCAATCTCAAAGAGCAACACTAATGTCAACATAtacttttcttttcaaaatcttATAAGAACTTGTAGAAATATCATGCCTAATAATCCCAAATCTTATCAAGGCAAATCAACCATTAAAGATTGCATAGTAGAAGAAAGATCAATCTCTTACCAAATTCTGCAAGTGAGCCACGTCCTCACTTAACTTTGCAAGCTCTACCTGCAATTGAGAATGGTTTTTTTCCATTAAAGTAGAAAACAAGTAAGCCTCTAGAACTATCACATCATAAAACAATCCAAGACATTATTTCAACGAATATCAAAACCAATATGTAGAGAATCTGAAGTTCAAACAATCCAAACAAAACACTGTCAATCCTTCCCattcaattataattcaaaaataagagacAAAGAACAACACTCAACAAGCCCAACCGTAAAAACGAATCAGATCCGAGAAAAAGTGAAGCCACCGAGTCCAAAATTCaaacttttaatttaatttgaatctTTCCCGTCTAGAATTTTTCTCAGCAACAAAACTGGTGGaaatgaaattgaaaaaaaaaatgaaaaaaaggaGGTTGGTTACCTCGTGTTCCCGAACGAGAGTCTGACGATCCCAAACGAGGAAACTGAGACAGACAAAAGCAATGAAGAGGAAAGCCAATCGTTTAGGCCTCTTGAGGTAATAAGCAGGGTTACAGTACCTCAATTTGGAAGAGGAAGATCGAGTTCGGGCCATTAGAATTGAAGATGAATCTCAGACCCAAAAAAGCATTGAAAAAAGCTCTGTgttctttgtttgtttttgggtttgaagaagaagaagaagatgagatCTGCCGTTTCGTATGGATGACGTTTCGAATCGGTGAATGgagaaagaaacaaaagaaaagtCTTTGGTCGTCCTATTTCTAacatttttcttattaattaataatagaaaaaaaaaaaaaaaagagaaatgctaaaggtcACTGCACACCCTCTTATGTATCCGTATCCTTATTATtttaactaagtatcgggtagtttaatataatagttttagGAAGTATcactagccaatcgcaacgtgATATATCGAGAAGGTGTAATGCTCTAAAAAAAAAGGGGTAATATAGTTAGATTTGACGATCGTGTCGGGTATCACTGGTgtccaataacaatgctctttaTATTATTGGATACTTCTACAATACACTCGTGGAAGGGTTCTACTGATGCACCTCTTATCTATTTCAGCTTTTGAGAGAATTTTTTAGTTCGAATTTTTTTATAGTCGTCtacattgtagttatttaagacaatttataaaatttagagatattcgaaaaatttaacatgctaAAAATAAggttcataatttttttatgttaaatttttttgaatttttcaaaattttgtgagatgtcttaaataattacaacatagacgaacaaaaaaaaattactgaaAAATTCTCCAAAATATTAAAACAGGTAGAGGTGCATTGATGAACCTGTTTTATGAGgtgcattttaaaaaaattctacaTTATTTAAGGTAATATTTGGTACGAGatgtttaaaataaaatattaaagtgAAAAATacgattatttataaatttattattatattagattatgaatgaaaatattttaaattactattaattgagttaaatatataaatatattaagatTGGAAGTAAAATTTcgaattactttttttttaaaaaaaaattaagtttactCTCTTGGGTATCCCATTCTTATTAAGGCAGATCATAGAAGAATAAAATCTCATAATTATCATTCCCTTGTGCAAATATTTGataataattattaagtaaaaatGTATCAATGGTACTAATTAAAACAAACACTAATACAATTTAACATTTCTCTTACATTAAATTTGACATTGACGAATTCAAAATtggtattattattagtttagtCTAGGAAGACTTTTGTATGTACTTGTTAATATCTACATCAAATATTAATACCTTTTAAGTCTCCCATTATACACTCATGCATCATtcaatttacaaaattatttctcACAACACTCAAATTTTAATCCCAAGTTGATTATACACATGAATCATGTTATTGCTCGTCTTCAATCATGTTAGTTGGTAGTCACAAgttttttttgcttaaaaaaagaaaatcgcGTGATACAAATCCCTTTCCTGCCCCTTCAATCATACTGACAATCCCGAGAACCATATGTTAATTATAAGAGTTTTATACCTCAATCTACTTTAATTGAATCATCGATAAGTACCTCAAGAGTTCTCATCACACAAATAGTACTACCGACATCTAAGTTCATATTATTAGTATTTAGCAAAAATCCAAAACCTTACTACTCTTTAAGGTAAGATACTTAGCTATAGTTATGGTTAAACCTTTTCCCACACACATTAGAAAAAAGAATATGTTTTGCTTGTTTACCAATTAATCTTCTAATACCCTCTTTCCTTTCTTTCTATCTAATCTTTTAAACCTTTTTCTGGTTTCTCATCTCTGTTTTCCTTTGCATAATATGCCAAGTACAACAGATGAAAAACCCGAACCATGAACAGCATGACCGAACTGAAAGATTTCGTCGATCAGCAATTGGAAGATATCAAGTAACAAACATAGCTGCATTCATGGCTAAATATGAAATCTTGTTATAAACAGAAAGAACCTTCCTCGACGGTTTTATACCCGAGCTGTTAAATGAgtctgtacaaaaactttcagTATGCAATGCAGCAAAGAATATTTATATCATATCCAGTTTATTACCGCCTAGGTCTGCGTTGTGCATTATTCGGGAATTCCAGTAAATGTAAAGCACTAGATTTTACTAACAACTATATAAATCAAGAACAAAAAATAGATACTAAATTACAAGCGAAAAGCTCGATGTCATCTCTACACTTTGCAAGAAAAGAATTTCTATATTTACATGAGAAGTTACTATGTTTTgtgtctttctttctttctttcttctgaTTTAAGCATATGAGTAGTTAGTGAACAAGATAGATAGTCAACCTGGTGTCTGCCCACAAAGGATGAAAGCATGAATAAGGCATTGAGCACTAGATATTTGATTAGGAGTACCCGAAACTGAAACCAGCCCTTCCGTGGCTCCAGGTTTCATATCGTTTACCACCACCTGAGCACCTGAGATCTGAAATGCCGATGTATACAGTTGAATTAGGCATCACAAGATTCACAACAAAGTCTAACCGAAAAAAGCATTATGTATAAAACCCACCTGGCGGATCTGTGTTATATTACTGTTGTTATCTCCATAAACATGGGTTAACAACTTTTGAGGGATTGTGATCTCAACAGTTGCGGGAGCTAAATGCTGTGCTTGATTTTCACTGTTAAAGAGAAGGATCGGCGTGAGATAAACGAACAAAAATTGTAACTTAAAGTCAAAAGGAGAAAAAATCACCTTCCCAAGGAACCATTTCTTGCATGGAAGCTTGGACTATTATCAATTCCCCTAGGATTTCCACAGTTAACACCCTGTAAGAATCCCGTGAAagaaacaaagaattaataacaaaatagaagATAGAGATTACAATTATTCCCGCAGTGATGAGAGTATTTGAATGCATAAGATACCCACCTGAGAATTCCACATTCTTGGAGAAGATGGTCTATCAAATGGTCGACCTTGTCCATGGCGTTCACTTCCATAATGATAGGGAGCTCTGTCCATTGGAGATGGAGCATTGTGGTCCATGCCATGTAAAAATCCATGCTGGTGATCATGTGGTTGGGATGGAACAGAAGACCGATCAATTCCATGAGGAGGCCCAACAGGAGAAGGACATGGACCTGGGGAAGCTGGGTTATGTCTAGGCCTGAACATTGGAGGTGGCATTTCAGGGTATGGAGGCATGTATGGTGGGCCATCAAAATTTGGATGCGGTGGCTTCAAAGGAATAATTGTTTCCCGTAGTCTACTTGTAATGTGAAATAAGGCATCCTGTACACACTGAAAGCTTCCAATAACCTGCCAAAGAATATAATGCAACAAGCTTTCAATATCCGTACCTATTTAAAAACTGGAGACAAAACCCgctgttagaaaaaaaaaaggatgatAAGAAATCATGCTATAATATTAATTCATTGGATCCAACACATAGAACAAACAATACAAATACAGATAATCTGGACAAAGTTCAAAAGGCAATGTTCTGTTCCTATGTTCTTCTGGCTCGTAGAGTGGAAGAAGCAAGTAATTATCTTCATGCATAAAACAGGTACAGCTGGATATCGAGTACATAAAAAGGCTATAGAAAATGACTCCAAGTTACCCAAGCAACAAAAAGCCGCAATCATAATTACCTGCACAACTTCATCATTGTGTGAGGCACATTTCGGGACTTGGTCCTTTGTAAATATGCGAATGCTAGCACCAGTAGCTCTTCTCATTTCAGAAATAATGAAACCTCCTTTACCCAATAAACAACCTATCTGTTGCGAATGTACAAGAAGCCTAGCAACTACTGCAGCACCGGGTTCAAATCCAATCTCTGCAATTCGAGAATGCACACGAATAACAGCGTCCTGTGAAGGGGAATGTTTTTGCTCTGAATTCTGTAACATAGAGAATTACACCGCAAAATAAGAAATTTATGATAAGAAACAATGATAATGATTTCAGTTGATAATGTCTTAGCAATGTCTGATGTAGTAGTCAGAAAATTAGTTCCAGAGCATTTATGGGTGAGTTATAATCACTGTTACTGTTCATGATGGCATGGTGGTATAACATGGCATAACTTACTTTTCCACTTCAATTAAGTAAAGATGGTCCATAATCTAGGATAACTACTCAAATAGTTAATCATTACTCACTGTATGAGCCTTTTACATGGGAGACCTTAGAAGAACCAAAACTGAATAATTGATTTCCAGTCCTCATCCTCTGCACAGGATCTACAAGTCACCGAATAGTAACAAATGAAAGACGTCTCATGTCCATAATACCACCTATGGACAGCTTCAAACTAATAAATAGCGGTATAATAAGAAATGTGCTCGGTAAGATTCTTGAGGTACCAAAAAGGATCAGAATAACTTTATCTAAATTCTCTCTTAAAGTCATGTCAAAAAGGTTATGTGAAACTAAGAAACATGTCTTCAATATAAAGGTGCTCTAGAAAAGGTAAAAGTGCATTGAAGCTTGGACTATTATCAATTCCCCtaggattaaaaaagaataatcgTAGTTAATATTTCATACCTCCCGTGCAGATATCATAACAACTCGCTCATCTGAATCAGGTGGAGCATCAGCTATCTTGATGTATGCGCCAGTATCATTTTGCAAATGTCGAATTACAGAGCCACCTTTCCCTATCAAACTACCAACCTTATCAACTTGGCATAACAGCTTAAACACCACCTCCTCTTCTATAAACATTCTATTATGACCCGACCCCATATTTTCAGGCCCTGAAACATAACAATAACTCCGATTATAAGCAAAATTAAGAAAGCCAGATGCGAAAGTCTGTTGAAAATACTATTATCAATGTGCTGCCATACCATTTCCATGATGCATTCTCCCTGAAACTTTACTGCCACCATAGTTGGTTGCATTCTCCCTAGGCTTATCCTGAAGACAACCTGAAACAGATAGAAGTGCTTTCTTTACAGCTGAAATGTTCCCTGTTATCTGCATATTCAATGCACCCAAGTATAtagctttaaaaaaaaatataatatatatctcaTAAAAGAACAAGTGAAACTCAAAGAATCCAATCACTC from Cannabis sativa cultivar Pink pepper isolate KNU-18-1 chromosome 4, ASM2916894v1, whole genome shotgun sequence carries:
- the LOC115714344 gene encoding KH domain-containing protein HEN4, yielding MEPVPFKSPTPDTLFRLLCPASKTGALIGKGGSVIRHIRDTTGARIRIDDTHSSSSDERVILITSDSTPPRSKFDHLDNNNKRSNSSSPSDGESSPSAAQLALLKVLEKMVMAEENENEKENDSGDGFVACRLLAAGSQVGCVLGRGGKIVEKIRQESGAQVRVLPKDQIPACASPGDELIQITGNISAVKKALLSVSGCLQDKPRENATNYGGSKVSGRMHHGNGPENMGSGHNRMFIEEEVVFKLLCQVDKVGSLIGKGGSVIRHLQNDTGAYIKIADAPPDSDERVVMISARENSEQKHSPSQDAVIRVHSRIAEIGFEPGAAVVARLLVHSQQIGCLLGKGGFIISEMRRATGASIRIFTKDQVPKCASHNDEVVQVIGSFQCVQDALFHITSRLRETIIPLKPPHPNFDGPPYMPPYPEMPPPMFRPRHNPASPGPCPSPVGPPHGIDRSSVPSQPHDHQHGFLHGMDHNAPSPMDRAPYHYGSERHGQGRPFDRPSSPRMWNSQGVNCGNPRGIDNSPSFHARNGSLGSENQAQHLAPATVEITIPQKLLTHVYGDNNSNITQIRQISGAQVVVNDMKPGATEGLVSVSGTPNQISSAQCLIHAFILCGQTPG